One window from the genome of Rhizoctonia solani chromosome 15, complete sequence encodes:
- a CDS encoding HEAT repeat protein has product MSESDLVLDETKLSAENGDIYLFQWLCATEKTLNNMSVEELKAAQSTTEATLLKCINVTSPFPAPGRPIRSLVARCFLIIYSRGETLTMYDTVQACLKVAGDSKLSEKDGRLAALYVLGEIMAAHGSQLMSFAMEVALITTRALKSSSNSLLLRTHGLRAVARVIPTAGKALTDAATKDLMKQLKSCLTDKSMVLQREAAEVLLALHAHLNQLRSPPEIEQILGLCVKSFDTSDKPTRRALSRLIGSLLSSTQNPIARPPEPTKKSGQKKDQSGSDDDTPSHATTTNQVEVLSADTMLGLLATQFHKPSTHRRARVGIAECYSALFVTLGRTWVESHYSLIASHLLKLLDHPRLRTAGAIMPANHVRYERLLARQIVGALLRQRTLSERGQIAAVRILSADYLTKWPAVMPGSIAPTPDVLVACLREIAALLDQLGNAPPPVQEALADPLVALSAHPRHSVQVAAAWTLRAFCNAAPNRLAPTVTNVLEQLQKDVSGLGNPAAPADLGRRAVGKAKALAALLALAPTRPLYVSGELAAKVLDCAVSMLKKSGEHAVHIASVEVECAWGLISALTSLGGVFVRGHLASLLALWRNAIPKVSARDSANSGRSVEEWGFLLHVRGSAVGALAAFLESCGPHVATAGGLVTLDVGRRLTTLLSNALAFASAATTYFASLEMENQGTAAIGGIGLSLRDLESNLRTRALICFSLLGFAALSDSAQADLIKSTISIFAGPGVGNSMQAAIATAAGLSLSESADGYTWGLSSLAAETEEKNIDRDSVEEELNRLLTQPIVGSLEHNPLMLSSAMARGATWPQPPPPATAIVDAAIILFASLLPTQEHSSVYSNVQFLIESCRSPKLDRNAGRKAAVLVNTAVALTRTLRIATETGGRKARDNIGNPTVVAPLSELLQGAILSSDHVLRIAASEALGRLAALGSTNFLTSQVKYLVDQVVINRDPDGRAGCALAFGAIYSHVGGLAAGPLLKTTVNVLMSLGNDPHPVVHYYSLKGLAQVIDAASLSYSPHIASTLGSLCTIYLRDTHDPAGGSAHTSNLAGDLPAYEVICQIIDALIGVLGPELQEPSRTQSLVLDLVHEFSEERDEGIAVEAIKCSQHVLMFASGFVDTPALVDRLRANLVSTRRPLKLAAINGLYQLVQKDALLMSKVGGDKLVEDLFGMLDDDPTIDGVRDVILSWLHQTVTLNPSAWIDLCQRIMARTTASQQVATRTTVGLRDEESEGLGAAMGLEGEAASESSILTSRWRTQLFALQCLHDICNLIARSGRREHVDIPFAKLHGIPTNHLLITRVPDLIKMAFTASAAYVTEIRMEGLVVLKDVIQMFSKSPDPDYEESLLLEQHQAPITAALTPAFSSDSTPDVLASAIQCINLEPGLLSIGDVQQLGPNASVMLRVSTLTAWAELEIASAREEYLQAVLKPYRGTLALLWVSALRDYASIRADSEVQQDGVAGMDSAYTGLGRETLLPYYSESWSKILAAVGCEMKAGDPHILQAMDGIDPATTTINTSKVTRKDPTGCFFVILGLVYEALSNASSDSTATSETKATALTAIQVLAYLVRPEYAGQAILDQPIFDELVALWYRMTMTEPWSIQTYLVGMIASLAKSQHATVRQGSANGIELMGSETPIAQCLKACVMIIKNAIPSPQAQSNNIPQNPADRILLLISAFQALMAIGEVAGPATLPSVRALAISIYSDLLKDEYSEIDLVGPTLQSLRGMLLSDSKDVQKEPAYSKVVHGLLSACLQNVDDMSGRMGKASVLKTKNNLLAAVLILTVTPAEVKLSRAAVEHCCFLISQKLNEPVEISLAAAQCLKTLVTVSQSNPLLQYVASMLFPGAISFVVNCTGEDETGQVDCLPTLEEIFRAFTSFFSHVSEDNRPRVLGALMPPITCLLQAGEDKDGNLHRAAVSQLLTFASTAPTAFKEAAGLMKQEQRETMEASIRQAVVEQSKGNVQAATSKPSIALRSF; this is encoded by the exons ATGTCAGAAAGTGACCTTGTATTAGACGAG ACAAAACTCTCCGCCGAGAATGGAGATATATATCTATTCCAATGGCTATGTGCAACAGAGAAAACACTCAATAATATGTCGGTG GAAGAGCTTAAAGCGGCCCAGTCCACCACAGAAGCAACCCTCCTCAAGTGCATCAATGTGACATCGCCCTTTCCCGCCCCTGGCCGACCGATACGGTCTTTGGTCGCACGATGCTTTCTCATCATATACTCCCGAGGAGAAACACTGACGATGTATGATACCGTACAGGCATGCTTAAAAGTGGCCGGAGACTCGAAGTTATCTGAGAAAGATGGACGACT GGCAGCCCTTTACGTCCTCGGAGAGATTATGGCCGCCCATGGATCTCAG TTAATGTCATTCGCTATGGAAGTCGCCTTGATTACAACGCGCGCACTTAAATCATCCAGCAAT AGTCTACTACTTAGAACACACGGTCTTCGTGCCGTGGCAAGAGTTATACCAACTGCGGGTAAAGCCCTCACGGATGCCGCTACCAAAGACCTCATGAAGCAACTCAAGTCTTGTCTAACGGATAAATCTATGGTCCTGCAGAGAGAGGCCGCCGAG GTTCTGCTCGCACTGCACGCGCATCTCAATCAACTCCGCTCCCCTCCAGAGATCGAGCAGATCCTCGGTCTATGCGTCAAATCATTCGATACTTCAGATAAGCCCACCAGAAGAGCTCTTTCTCGGTTGATTGGATCCCTCCTTTCGTCTACCCAAAATCCGATCGCCCGGCCACCCGAGCCTACGAAGAAAAGTGGCCAAAAGAAGGATCAATCTGGGAGCGATGACGATACACCATCTCACGCTACTACAACAAACCAGGTAGAAGTACTCTCAGCCGATACTATGCTCGGTCTTCTTGCGACGCAGTTCCATAAACCTTCTACTCATCGAAGGGCGCGTGTAGGGATTGCCGAATGCTATTCTGCACTATTCGTCACACTTGGTCGTACCTGGGTAGAAAGTCATTATTCTTTGATCGCTTCTCATCTCCTTAAATTATTGGATCACCCGCGCCTGAGAACGGCGGGCGCGATCATGCCCGCTAATCATGTGCGATACGAACGACTCTTGGCCCGTCAGATCGTCGGCGCACTATTACGACAGCGTACTCTATCCGAACGTGGACAAATTGCAGCTGTCAGAATACTATCAGCCGACTACCTCACCAAATGGCCGGCTGTAATGCCCGGAAGTATTGCACCCACCCCAGACGTATTAGTAGCCTGCCTCAGGGAAATCGCTGCCTTGCTGGATCAGCTAGGGAACGCGCCTCCACCTGTTCAAGAAGCTCTAGCAGACCCGTTGGTTGCATTATCCGCTCACCCGCGCCACTCTGTACAAGTCGCTGCTGCCTGGACCCTTCGTGCTTTTTGCAATGCTGCACCAAACCGTCTTGCCCCGACCGTGACTAACGTTTTGGAGCAATTGCAGAAAGACGTATCCGGCCTCGGCAATCCTGCTGCTCCAGCTGACCTCGGACGACGAGCTGTAGGGAAGGCCAAAGCACTTGCCGCCCTTTTGGCCTTGGCCCCGACCCGACCACTTTATGTATCAGGCGAACTTGCAGCCAAGGTACTGGATTGCGCTGTGTCCATGCTGAAAAAATCCGGGGAACATGCCGTGCATATTGCGAGCGTCGAAGTGGAATGTGCTTGGGGACTCATCAGCGCTCTCACGTCACTTGGTGGAGTATTTGTCCGTGGACATCTAGCTAGTTTATTGGCGCTCTGGCGTAATGCGATACCCAAAGTCAGCGCACGCGACTCTGCAAACAGTGGCCGTAGTGTGGAAGAATGGGGGTTCTTACTTCATGTCAGAGGCTCTGCCGTCGGCGCACTCGCCGCGTTCTTGGAATCATGCGGTCCGCACGTTGCTACCGCCGGTGGGCTGGTAACACTTGATGTAGGAAGGCGATTGACTACCCTCTTGAGTAATGCTCTGGCTTTTGCTAGTGCGGCGACCACGTATTTTGCATCTTTAGAAATGGAGAACCAGGGAACTGCTGCCATCGGTGGAATCGGCCTTAGTCTACGTGATTTGGAGAGTAACCTTCGCACCCGGGCCCTTATATGCTTCTCTCTTCTTGGATTTGCCGCTTTATCGGACTCGGCCCAGGCGGATCTCATCAAAAGTACCATAAGCATATTCGCAGGTCCAGGCGTAGGAAACAGTATGCAAGCCGCGATTGCAACCGCTGCTGGGTTGTCGCTCAGCGAAAGTGCCGATGGCTATACATGGGGCCTATCAAGCCTAGCCGCAGAAACGGAAGAAAAAAATATAGATCGGGATAGTGTTGAAGAAGAGCTTAATAGACTG CTCACACAACCGATTGTGGGATCTTTAGAACACAATCCTCTCATGCTTTCTTCTGCTATGGCTCGAGGAGCGACCTGGCCTCAGCCTCCTCCTCCAGCTACAGCCATTGTCGACGCAGCAATTATCTTATTCGCATCGCTTTTGCCTACACAAGAACATTCCAGTGTATACAGCAACGTGCAGTTTCTTATCGAATCATGTCGCTCTCCCAAGTTGGACCGAAATGCAGGGCGCAAAGCGGCTGTCCTTGTCAACACCGCTGTAGCGCTCACTCGAACTCTTCGTATTGCAACAGAAACAGGGGGGAGAAAAGCCCGAGATAATATTGGAAATCCAACAGTAGTTGCCCCACTCAGTGAGCTTCTGCAG GGTGCTATACTAAGCTCAGATCATGTCCTACGAATTGCAGCGAGCGAGGCACTCGGTCGATTGGCCGCACTTGGAAGCACGAATTTTCTCACTTCTCAAGTCAAATATTTAGTGGACCAAGTAGTCATTAACAGAGATCCAGATGGGCGAGCTGGATGTGCACTAGCATTTGGCGCCATTTACAGCCACGTCGGAGGGCTTGCTGCAGGCCCTTTACTGAAGACTACAGTGAACGTCTTGATGTCTCTTGGAAATGACCCCCACCCTGTAGTTCACTATTATTCCCTCAAAGGACTCGCCCAGGTTATTGATGCGGCGAGTCTGTCATATTCGCCGCATATAGCCAGCACGCTGGGCTCTCTTTGTACTATCTACCTGCGCGACACCCACGACCCTGCTGGTGGTAGTGCTCACACATCGAATCTTGCCGGGGATCTGCCTGCATACGAGGTGATATGTCAAATAATCGACGCATTGATTGGCGTACTGGGTCCAGAACTACAAGAGCCTTCTCGAACCCAGTCACTTGTTCTCGATCTAGTACACGAATTTTCAGAAGAACGTGATGAAGGAATTGCCGTGGAAGCCATAAAATGTAGCCAGCATGTCTTGATGTTTGCCTCAGGCTTTGTGGACACGCCTGCTTTAGTTGACCGACTGCGCGCAAATCTGGTGAGCACTCGACGACCTTTGAAGCTTGCCGCCATCAATGGACTCTATCAACTGGTACAAAAAGATGCCTTGCTTATGTCAAAGGTTGGCGGAGACAAACTTGTTGAAGACTTGTTCGGTATGCTTGACGATGACCCGACTATCGATGGAGTTAGAGATGTGATCCTCAGTTGGCTTCACCAAACTGTTACTTTGAACCCTTCCGCGTGGATAGACCTCTGCCAGAGGATCATGGCCCGAACGACTGCGTCTCAACAAGTGGCGACGAGAACGACTGTTGGGTTACGTGACGAGGAGAGCGAAGGTCTAGGGGCGGCGATGGGGCTGGAAGGAGAAGCCGCATCCGAATCAAGCATTTTAACCTCACGCTGGCGCACACAACTATTCGCACTGCAATGCCTCCATGATATATGTAACTTGATTGCGAGATCAGGGCGACGAGAACATGTCGATATTCCGTTTGCCAAGCTACATGGAATTCCGACCAACCATTTGCTGATCACTCGAGTACCAGATCTGATAAAAATGGCCTTTACCGCGTCAGCGGCCTATGTGACCGAAATCCGTATGGAAGGTTTAGTTGTATTGAAAGATGTCATACAG ATGTTTTCTAAGTCACCCGACCCCGACTACGAAGAATCGCTGTTACTCGAACAACATCAGGCACCCATCACTGCCGCATTGACACCAGCATTTTCTAGCGATTCAACGCCAGACGTCCTCGCTTCAGCTATTCAG TGCATCAATTTAGAGCCAGGCTTGCTGTCGATAGGGGATGTTCAGCAACTTGGACCTAATGCCTCAGTAATGCTACGCGTATCAACACTGACTGCTTGGGCCGAGCTTGAAATCGCCAGTGCAAGAGAAGAATATCTTCAGGCAGTGTTGAAGCCGTACCGAGGAACATTGGCCTTGCTTTGGGTCTCAGCCTTACGCGATTATGCTAGCATTCGAGCCGACTCCGAAGTCCAACAGGATGGCGTGGCTGGAATGGATTCAGCTTATACTGGACTGGGTCGTGAAACATTGCTTCCT TACTATTCCGAGTCATGGTCCAAGATACTAGCCGCGGTTGGTTGCGAAATGAAGGCCGGAGACCCCCATATACTGCAAGCCATGGATGGGATTGATCCGGCGACAActacaatcaataccagcaAAGTAACACGCAAGGATCCTACTGGGTGTTTCTTTGTGATTTTGGGTTTGGTCTATGAAGCCCTTTCAAACGCGTCCTCTGATAGTACCGCTACTTCGGAAACGAAGGCTACTGCCCTAACTGCGATACAAGTGTTAGCTTATCTAGTACGCCCAGAATATGCTGGCCAAGCAATACTGGATCAGCCAATTTTCGATGAACTTGTTGCACTATGGTACCGCATGACGATGACGGAACCTTGGTCGATTCAGACGTATTTAGTTGGCATGATTGCATCGCTCGCTAAGAGTCAACATGCTACCGTTAGGCAAGGAAG TGCAAATGGAATTGAGTTGATGGGTTCCGAGACGCCGATTGCTCAATGTTTGAAAGCTTGTGTCATGATCATCAAGAACGCTATCCCTTCACCTCAAGCACAATCAAACA ATATACCACAAAATCCAGCGGATCGAATTCTTCTTTTGATTAGTGCTTTCCAAGCTTTGATGGCCATTGGGGAAGTGGCAGGCCCTGCGACCCTTCCCAGCGTTCGGGCTCTAGCGATTTCCATTTATTCAG ATTTATTGAAAGACGAATACTCGGAGATTGATTTAGTTGGGCCAACCCTCCAGTCATTGAGAGGAATGTTGCTTTCGGATTCTAAAGACGTGCAAAAGGAGCCTGCGTACTCAAAGGTTGTCCACGGTTTACTTTCGGCATGCCTTCAAAATGTGGATGATATGAG CGGACGCATGGGCAAAGCCTCGGTCCTCAAAACGAAAAATAACTTGCTGGCCGCGGTGTTGATTTTGACCGTGACGCCGGCTGAGGTCAAGTTGAGTCGAGCCGCGGTCGAACACTGTTGCTTCCTAATTTCACAGAAGCTTAACGAACCTGTTGAG ATATCACTAGCCGCGGCTCAATGTCTCAAAACCCTTGTCACCGTCTCTCAAAGTAATCCCTTGCTTCAGTACGTGGCGTCTATGCTATTCCCTGgagcaatatcttttgtcGTAAATTGTACTGGAGAAGACGAAACCGGCCAAGTAGATTGCCTACCTACTCTAGAGGAGATATTCCGTGCTTTTACTTCGTTTTTCTCCCATGTTTCGGAAGATAATC GGCCCCGCGTTTTAGGAGCGCTTATGCCACCAATTACTTGCCTGTTACAGGCTGGCGAGGATAAAGATGGAAACCTGCATAGGGCCGCGGTTTCACAGCTTCTCACGTTTGCGTCAACTGCACCTACAGCTTTCAAAGAAGCCGCTGGTCTAATGAAGCAAGAGCAGCGGGAAACAATGGAGGCGTCCATTCGGCAGGCAGTAGTGGAACAGAGTAAAGGAAACGTGCAGGCTGCGACTAGCAAGCCTTCGATTGCGCTACGATCCTTCTAG
- a CDS encoding L-lysine 6-monooxygenase (NADPH-requiring) protein, giving the protein MTRSLAPHRITPASLSLPSDKVSESASNLASIAPKVNPISKTCAISASSFFDLVVMGAGPAGLALVSRILESRPAALYTDQEHVYLHWLQRSRNPSLLKTRKRGAGSDWVVVDGASSEKSGCYCGGRMRILVLDKLGEGWMTNWNRHFEAFNITHLRSPLFWHPGPADLDALITFAERKGRSKSGPPTVLYSQTRSTSPRPELIEIPGCVGAEISKHKRTSRRSRQETNYARLVQNSGPTINERDRRDYFTPGTALFHDFVQEDVVQRYGLASSAPWPEAKSGLNNPHTGAITMLKGEVASLDWVPLHVEGSGHTAGFCVQTNDGACVGAKAVVCAVGMGGCPSIPPVLSSSTCGSTKLEMHGPGWAHSSFLTNPSYTFPPEYCNRGTAVVIGGGLTSAQICHLALQKGIFKVVLVLRGFMKVKPFDVSLDWIGRYSNLKKMEFWQEEDSLQRLNMLRSARNGGSITPTYAKILKMHQDRGALEILTNTSLEGAQWDDETKTWSLDIRTSDPPSSPAEKSQVSNITCDFIVSATGTTPSFSSLPFIKSLSRNSSLPVCPMVGGLPVLTSHLQWPGLPLFCVGGYSALQVGPAAFNLGGMREAADRVVERLEELAIGRDLDDEDVGIDMKATEEEVKNDYTYFDFNLLSVEG; this is encoded by the exons ATGACTCGTTCTCTTGCTCCCCATCGAATTACCCCCGCATCGTTATCCTTGCCCTCTGACAAAGTTTCAGAGAGCGCGTCTAATTTAGCATCCATAGCACCAAAAGTTAATCCCATCTCGAAGACTTGCGCAATCTCAGCCTCTTCATTCTTCGATCTCGTAGTGATGGGAGCTGGGCCTGCTGGACTGGCTCTTGTCTCTCGCATCCTAGAGTCCAGACCTGCGGCACTTTACACCGATCAAGAGCATGTATACCTTCACTGGCTACAGCGTAGTCGCAACCCCTCTCTCCTCAAAACCCGTAAGCGGGGAGCTGGAAGCGACTGGGTGGTAGTAGATGGTGCCTCTTCCGAAAAGAGCGGCTGCTATTGTGGTGGTCGCATGAGAATACTTGTACTCGATAAACTAGGTGAAGGCTGGATGACAAACTGGAACCGGCATTTTGAAGCGTTCAATATCACCC ACCTCCGTTCTCCCCTCTTCTGGCATCCCGGCCCGGCAGACCTCGATGCTCTCATTACCTTTGCCGAGAGGAAAGGTCGATCCAAATCCGGTCCTCCGACAGTTCTTTACTCGCAAACCCGATCTACATCCCCTCGCCCTGAACTCATCGAAATCCCAGGCTGCGTCGGCGCCGAGATATCTAAGCATAAACGAACCTCGCGTCGGTCAAGGCAGGAGACCAACTACGCCCGATTGGTTCAGAACAGCGGGCCAACTATTAACGAACGCGACAGAAGAGACTACTTTACACCTGGGACGGCGCTGTTTCATGACTTTGTCCAAGAGGACGTCGTGCAACGCTATGGCCTCGCCTCTTCAGCACCTTGGCCAGAGGCCAAATCAGGACTGAACAATCCTCATACAGGCGCGATAACCATGCTCAAAGGCGAGGTTGCTTCTTTAGATTGGGTACCTCTTCACGTCGAAGGATCCGGTCACACTGCCGGCTTCTGCGTTCAGACAAATGACGGGGCGTGTGTAGGTGCCAAGGCTGTAGTTTGCGCTGTGGGAATGGGGGGATGCCCATCCATTCCACCAGTGCTATCTTCTTCTACCTGCGGCTCCACAAAATTAGAAATGCACGGCCCCGGTTGGGCTCATTCGTCTTTTCTCACCAATCCTAGTTATACGTTTCCTCCTGAATACTGCAATCGTGGTACTGCGGTTGTCATTGGCGGTGGACTTACCTCGGCTCAAATCTGTCACTTGGCCCTGCAAAAAGGAATCTTCAAGGTTGTCTTGGTTCTTCGTGGCTTCATGAAAG TCAAGCCATTTGATGTTTCACTCGACTGGATTGGTCGCTACTCCAACTTGAAAAAGATGGAGTTTTGGCAGGAAGAGGATTCGCTCCAACGATTGAATATGTTACGCTCGGCAAGAAACGGGGGTAGTATTACCCCGACGTATGCCAAGATCCTAAAGATGCATCAAGATCGCGGAGCACTTGAGATACTCACCAACACCTCTTTGGAGGGAGCCCAGTGGGATGACGAGACCAAGACATGGTCACTAGATATCCGCACCAGCGACCCCCCTTCATCCCCGGCCGAGAAATCTCAGGTCTCTAATATCACCTGCGATTTCATTGTCTCGGCAACTGGTACCACACCCTCGTTTTCGTCTCTCCCATTCATAAAATCTTTGTCCAGAAATTCAAGCTTACCCGTATGTCCTATGGTAGGTGGGCTGCCGGTGCTAACCTCGCATCTCCAATGGCCTGGTCTTCCACTGTTCTGCGTTGGGGGGTACAGTGCACTCCAAGTCGGTCCAGCAGCCTTTAATTTAGGAGGCATGAGAGAAGCGGCTGATCGAGTAGTGGAACGTCTCGAAGAGCTCGCTATAGGTAGAGACCTGGATGATGAGGATGTAGGCATAGACATGAAGGCTACCGAGGAAGAGGTCAAAAACGACTATACCTATTTCGATTTCAACTTGTTGTCGGTTGAAGGTTGA
- a CDS encoding RNA pseudouridylate synthase domain-containing protein gives MKDFEAKSLSSRILSATRSTGSAITRSIPLPGLSEVKALQKSWSMDLRLTIDDHAAKCKTLTSRIASISSMLENHFQEGEDVTELSYLYTKLQICQRQLSRIDSRRGLSGALRATRQIEVIERVEKEIGTGLQDFLFSIMLRRLSAPRQNLTIEPDETTSKNQFSYQTHHYPKIKRCQISVGTMIRRRRIDSVVKSVTRGTYRNRNILLVQYSSKEEPQKAAEMFLASVKTIIQEQHPNVLHFMGGSEDSGSYENHYMVFDVGTVISREAFVQSLRSAQKAFSFLEGVKAGMKFLLDYGVQTWDDIHISHDGRAVVCPPYWDDPDTWSKSNHDVFTSLTGTTHSPDFPLTTLTEILNMTGSRWSDFQLTVTTHGYGLRDYHLMQIADELELPVPPFLLIYCGPLPDFLVSVGSIGVPEWIITGQSSDCFSGSMTDWVGISSLWSCTGWEVLQTCTLEYWSVGNGPPHANEDHEDFSCGATLEPLGSPDGWLSYGCFESSDSFGISYELAVSDPMLFEESWKRYSATKISNIMHMAEDEQSIQAVRHISVNIRCKFPKKRGLLPLYFHRRPSSLFNVEHYWGFLSDSPDPDVPPCRLVRDVQVEYSV, from the exons ATGAAGGACTTTGAAGCAAAATCATTATCCTCTCGTATCCTATCAGCTACTCGCTCGACTGGGTCTGCTATAACACGTTCAATCCCACTTCCTGGCCTTTCGGAGGTAAAGGCGCTGCAAAAAAGCTGGTCGATGGACTTGAGGTTG ACTATCGACGACCATGCGGCCAAATGCAAAACATTAACATCCAGAATTGCCTCAATATCAAGCATGCTGGAAAATCATTTTCAAGAGGGAGAGGATGTCACGGAGTTATCATATCTTTACAC TAAACTGCAGATATGCCAAAGACAACTATCGCGAATAGATTCGAGGCGAGGTCTTTCGGGTGCTCTTCGCGCAACCAGGCAGATAGAGGTGATTGAGAGGGTTGAGAAAGAAATAGGAACAGGGCTGCAGGACTTTCTG TTCTCTATCATGCTCCGGCGACTTTCGGCACCGAGGCAGAACTTGACGATTGAACCAGACGAAACGACTTCCAAAAACCAGTTTTCCTATCAAACGCATCACTATCCGAAAATAAAACGATGTCAAATTAGCGTCGGGACCATGATCAGGCGTCGTCGGATTGATAGTGTGGTAAAATCCGTTACAAGAGGAACGTATCGCAATCGAAATATTTTACTTGTTCAGTACTCCAGTAAGGAGGAACCGCAGAAAGCTGCAGAG ATGTTCTTAGCCTCAGTCAAGACTATCATACAAGAGCA ACATCCCAACGTGCTTCACTTCATGGGAGGATCTGAAGATTCGGGTTCCTATGAAAATCATTACATGGTGTTCGATGTTG GAACTGTAATCTCCAGAGAGGCATTCGTACAGTCGCTGCGCTCAGCACAAAAAGCGTTTAGTTTC TTGGAAGGAGTCAAA GCAGGGATGAAGTTTTTATTGGATTATGGTGTACAAACA TGGGACGATATTCACATTTCGCATGATGGGCGTGCAGTCGTATGCCCTCCATATTGGGACGACCCTGACACCTGGTCGAAATCCAAC CACGATGTATTCACGAGCTTAACAGGAACGACTCATTCACCTGATTTTCCCTTGACCACGCTTACCGAAATACTCAACATGACTGGATCCCGATGGTCTGACTTTCAGCTAACCGTTACCACTCACGGATACGGACTTCGAGACTATCACCTGATGCAAATTGCAGACGAACTCGAGCTCCCAGTCCCTCCTTTTCTTCTTATTTATTGTGGACCACTGCCCGACTTTCTTGTCTCCGTCGGTAGTATTGGGGTACCAGAGTGGATTATTACCGGTCAGTCGAGCGATTGCTTCTCCGGATCAATGACGGATTGGGTTGGAATTTCAAGCCTTTGGAGTTGTACGGGTTGGGAAGTACTTCAAACTTGTACTTTAGAATACTGGTCGGTTGGAAATGGACCACCACACGCCAACGAGGATCATGAAGATTTCTCGTGCGGTGCGACCTTGGAACCGCTAGGTTCCCCCGATGGGTGGTTAAG TTACGGGTGCTTTGAATCTTCAGATTCATTCGGAATATCTTACGAACTGGCTGTGTCCGATCCTATGTTATTTGAAGAATCATGGAAGCGATATAGCGCCACTAAAATATCGAATATCATGCACATGGCCGAAGACGAACAATCAATTCAAGCCG TTCGTCACATAAGCGTCAACATACGCTGCAAGTTCCCTAAAAAGCGTGGTCTCCTACCACTATATTTCCACCGGCGTCCATCGTCTCTGTTCAATGTCGAGCACTACTGGGGGTTCCTCAGCGATAGCCCAGATCCGGATGTACCCCCATGTAGACTTGTGCGGGACGTTCAAGTTGAATACTCAGTGTGA
- a CDS encoding RNA pseudouridine synthase: MYAGLGYNPAEPRVFPTVEEYLRECMHLADLILEQFIYFIGQASSSLEYLANYHDRIIFTTAIGSILNLLRPGSETRDRNNEKGALPGNYRRLILARNSQVAQTLSSQLRRPSSNAIIKTYLALVHGSFEPESNGEIRKSLFISDGRVSVQPSSVGAISKEVPTHTTWRCLFSKKGVSLMELGLKTGVKHQLRVTMAQILNAPIIGDQVYGSPNSRNEQLMLHSTRVEILRYLRKPVLGRRTYKLGIVVPPPSGFLSICQSLGFSIDHPWAPSPVRVTVDGSEIPYDPSYTLDEEIVTEALRKSDRD; the protein is encoded by the exons ATGTACGCCGGGCTCGGA TACAACCCAGCTGAGCCACGGG TGTTTCCCACTGTTGAGGAGT ACCTGCGAGAATGCATGCATTTGGCTGATCTCATCCTTGAGCAATTCATTTACTTTATTGGG CAAGCGTCATCTTCCCTCGAATACCTTGCTAACTATCACGACCGCATAATTTTCACCACAGCCATTGGAAGTATCTTGAATCTCCTGCGACCAGGGTCAGAAACCCGAGATAGAAACAACGAAAAGGGAGCTTTACCAG GCAACTACAGGCGCCTCATTCTCGCTCGTAATAGTCAAGTAGCGCAGACGCTTAGTAGTCAACTTCGCCGCCCATCCTCTAACGCCATAATTAAGACCTACCTTGCTCTCGTACATGGCTCTTTCGAACCTGAATCTAATGGAGAAATTCGGAAGAGCTTGTTCATCTCTGACGGGAGAGTATCTGTCCAACCGAGCTCGGTAGGAGCTATTTCCAAAGAGGTGCCGACACACACGACCTGGAGGTGTTTATTCTCCAAGAAAGGCGTTTCATTGATGGAGTTGGGGTTAAAAACAGGAGTCAAGCACCAACTTCGTGTCACCATGGCTCAAATATTGAATG CTCCTATCATAGGCGATCAAGTCTACGGTTCCCCAAACTCGAGAAATGAGCAGCTGATGCTTCACTCGACACGCGTCGAGATTCTT CGATACCTTCGGAAACCTGTTCTTGGCAGACGCACATATAAACTTGGCATTGTCGTCCCGCCCCCATCAGGGTTTTTATCAATTTGTCAGTCTTTGGGGTTTTCTATCGACCACCCGTGGGCTCCCTCTCCTGTTCGTGTGACGGTTGACGGGTCTGAGATACCCTACGACCCCAGTTACACTTTAGACGAagaaattgtcacagaagcACTCCGTAAATCTGATAGAGATTAG